One window from the genome of Asterias rubens chromosome 11, eAstRub1.3, whole genome shotgun sequence encodes:
- the LOC117297061 gene encoding b(0,+)-type amino acid transporter 1-like — MASEGPLKLKRELGLVRGVALIVGAMIGSGIFISPKGVLIGAESVGMSLVLWVVCAVITSLGALCFAELGTLVPKSGGNYTYVLMAFGDLAGFMVVWAFAVIIKPCGIALSTLTLSTYVIDYIIPGDCAPPMAAVQLFAIVTIMLIVFINCMSVKIASGLPIFFSSGKVMALVIIIVAGLVQLCKGLGATSLNPSVAFEGTSTDIGSYSFALYNGLWAYAGWEILNTVTEEAKNPQRNIPLAICIAVPSVTVIYLLTNIAYFAVLSPTELLASSAVAVTVAERTLGPMAWLIPLGVCISTSGNCIGSLLANPRITFAAGREGHMIKVMSMVTVKRLTPLPAIVLQGTIGIILISFGDFDSIIRYSGFVKNIFQAATFVALMVLRWKLPDQPRAFKVNILVPILATMSALFLVLVPLIFQPTLEYLYAIVLLVLGLIVYFVFVRGKRQLPFMDGFTLICQKLFLVSPSVYTADETD; from the exons ATGGCGTCCGAAGGACCATTGAAGTTGAAGCGTGAGCTCGGTCTGGTGCGTGGAGTCGCCCTCATCGTCGGGGCAATGATAGGCTCTGGCATATTCATCTCCCCAAAAGGGGTTCTAATCGGAGCCGAGAGCGTTGGGATGAGTCTAGTCTTATGGGTTGTCTGCGCAGTCATAACGTCATTGG GTGCACTTTGTTTTGCCGAGCTCGGCACACTCGTCCCCAAATCCGGGGGGAACTACACCTATGTTCTAATGGCCTTTGGTGATTTGGCTGGGTTCATGGTCGTGTGGGCCTTTGCGGTGATCATAAAACCATGCGGAATCGCTCTCTCGACGTTAACTCTCTCGACCTACGTCATTGATTACATCATCCCTGGGGACTGCGCACCACCCATGGCAGCCGTGCAGTTATTTGCCATTGTGACAATCA TGCTGATTGTGTTCATTAACTGCATGAGTGTCAAGATCGCCAGTGGCTTGCCAATATTCTTCTCAAGTGGAAAGGTCATGGCACTCGTCATCATCATAGTCGCCGGGCTCGTCCAATTATGCAAAG GACTAGGTGCGACTAGTCTGAACCCGAGTGTGGCTTTCGAGGGTACTTCAACTGATATTGGAAGCTACAGCTTTGCGCTCTACAATGGTCTCTGGGCCTATGCTGGTTG GGAAATTCTTAATACCGTGACGGAAGAGGCAAAGAACCCACAACG AAATATTCCCCTGGCTATATGCATTGCTGTGCCTTCAGTCACCGTCATATATCTTCTTACCAACATCGCTTACTTTGCCGTCCTCTCCCCCACAGAGCTTCTAGCGTCCAGTGCAGTGGCAGTT ACAGTTGCCGAACGTACGTTGGGCCCGATGGCATGGCTGATTCCACTCGGCGTTTGTATATCCACTTCAGGCAACTGCATTGGTAGTCTGTTGGCCAACCCAAG AATCACATTCGCTGCCGGAAGAGAAGGTCACATGATCAAGGTCATGTCAATGGTCACCGTTAAGAGGTTGACCCCACTTCCGGCGATTGTATTGCAG GGAACAATTGGGATAATCCTCATCTCATTTGGAGACTTCGATTCTATCATCAGATACTCTGGATTTGTCAAGAATATTTTCCAAGCAGCCACATTCGTTGCACTGATGGTTTTGCGCTGGAAGCTCCCGGACCAACCCCGAGCGTTCAAG GTGAACATCCTGGTACCCATCTTAGCCACGATGAGTGCGTTGTTCTTGGTGTTGGTTCCCCTCATCTTCCAGCCTACCCTTGAGTATCTCTACGCAATCGTGCTACTGGTATTAGGACTCATTGTTTACTTTGTGTTCGTCCGGGGCAAACGACAACTCCCCTTTATGG ATGGATTTACCCTGATCTGCCAGAAGTTATTCCTCGTAAGTCCATCAGTTTACACAGCGGATGAAACAGATTAA